In a single window of the Streptomyces sp. NBC_00094 genome:
- a CDS encoding ABC-F family ATP-binding cassette domain-containing protein, with product MTATLVAKDLAAGHGERTLFAGLDLVVAPGDVIGLVGVNGAGKSTLLRLLAGLDTPEEGELRLSPPTASVGHLPQEPERRPGETVREFLARRTGVSAAQTAMDEATQGLVDGTPGADDAYAETLDRWLNLGGADLDERAEEVADSLGLTVGLDQPMTSLSGGQAARAGLASLLLSRYDVFLLDEPTNDLDLDGLERLEAFVKGLRAGTVVISHDREFLTRTVTKVLELDLAQQQITLFGGGYDAYLDERDTARRHAREDFEEYAGKKAALEARGHMQRSWMDKGVKNARRKATDGDKLGRNARSEASEKQAAKARQTQRMIERLDVVDEPRKEWELRMEIASAPRSGSVVATLREAEVRRGDFSFGPVTLQIDWADRVAVTGANGAGKSTLLAALLGRLPLDSGDTVLGSGVVVGEVDQARKLFYGTETLLDAFCAAVPDTEPAEVRTLLAKFGLKAEHVLRPATTLSPGERTRAGLALLQGRGVNLLVLDEPTNHLDLPAIEQLESALDSYTGTLLLVTHDRRMLDAVRTTRRIEVADGKVTEV from the coding sequence ATGACTGCAACCCTCGTCGCCAAGGACCTCGCCGCCGGCCACGGCGAACGCACCCTCTTCGCCGGGCTCGACCTCGTCGTCGCCCCCGGTGACGTGATCGGCCTCGTCGGCGTCAACGGCGCCGGGAAGTCCACCCTGCTGCGCCTGCTCGCCGGGCTCGACACCCCGGAGGAGGGCGAGCTGCGGCTCTCCCCGCCCACCGCGAGCGTCGGCCACCTCCCGCAGGAGCCCGAGCGGCGCCCCGGGGAGACCGTGCGCGAGTTCCTCGCCCGCCGTACCGGCGTCTCCGCCGCCCAGACCGCCATGGACGAGGCCACCCAGGGCCTCGTCGACGGCACGCCCGGCGCCGACGACGCGTACGCCGAGACGCTGGACCGCTGGCTGAACCTCGGCGGCGCCGACCTCGACGAGCGCGCCGAGGAGGTCGCCGACTCCCTCGGTCTGACCGTCGGCCTCGACCAGCCGATGACCTCGCTCTCCGGCGGCCAGGCCGCCCGCGCGGGTCTCGCCTCGCTCCTCCTCTCCCGCTACGACGTCTTCCTCCTCGACGAGCCCACCAACGACCTGGACCTCGACGGTCTGGAGCGTCTGGAGGCCTTCGTGAAGGGTCTGCGCGCCGGCACGGTCGTCATCAGCCACGACCGCGAGTTCCTCACCCGGACCGTCACCAAGGTCCTCGAACTCGACCTCGCCCAGCAGCAGATCACCCTCTTCGGCGGCGGTTACGACGCGTACCTCGACGAGCGGGACACCGCCCGGCGGCACGCCCGCGAGGACTTCGAGGAGTACGCCGGCAAGAAGGCCGCCCTCGAAGCCCGTGGCCACATGCAGCGGTCCTGGATGGACAAGGGCGTCAAGAACGCCCGTCGCAAGGCCACCGACGGCGACAAGCTCGGCCGCAACGCCCGCAGCGAGGCCAGCGAGAAGCAGGCCGCGAAGGCCCGGCAGACCCAGCGCATGATCGAACGCCTCGACGTCGTCGACGAGCCCCGCAAGGAGTGGGAGCTGCGGATGGAGATCGCCTCAGCCCCGCGCTCCGGCTCGGTCGTGGCGACCCTGCGCGAGGCCGAGGTGCGGCGCGGCGACTTCTCCTTCGGGCCCGTGACGCTGCAGATCGACTGGGCCGACCGGGTCGCCGTCACGGGCGCCAACGGAGCCGGCAAGTCGACGCTGCTCGCCGCCCTCCTCGGGCGCCTCCCGCTGGACTCGGGTGACACCGTCCTCGGCTCGGGCGTCGTCGTCGGCGAGGTCGATCAGGCCCGCAAGCTCTTCTACGGCACCGAGACGCTCCTCGACGCCTTCTGCGCGGCCGTCCCCGACACCGAGCCCGCCGAGGTCCGTACCCTGCTCGCCAAGTTCGGGCTGAAGGCGGAGCACGTCCTGCGGCCGGCCACCACGCTCTCCCCGGGCGAGCGGACGCGCGCCGGTCTCGCCCTGCTGCAGGGCCGGGGCGTGAACCTGCTGGTCCTCGACGAGCCGACCAACCACCTGGACCTGCCGGCCATCGAGCAGCTGGAGTCCGCCCTCGACTCGTACACGGGCACCCTGCTCCTGGTCACCCACGACCGGCGGATGCTCGACGCCGTCCGCACCACCCGCCGCATCGAGGTCGCCGACGGCAAGGTGACCGAGGTCTGA
- a CDS encoding 2-phosphosulfolactate phosphatase, whose translation MVDVLSFTTAVGVAVEGGAAVHPYRWRDATAVAYARERDAVLAVGRSEATEAHPWSLSPAALRAAPMPDRLVLPSPNGSTIAAEAASGGATVVAASLRNRTAVARWLTDRGYGSEDRPIAVIASGERWPDGSLRPALEDLLGAGAVLSALVGTGTPTPRGDRGGHAVGGDGGPGRRLARL comes from the coding sequence GTGGTCGACGTGCTCTCCTTCACCACGGCCGTCGGTGTCGCGGTCGAGGGCGGCGCCGCCGTCCACCCGTACCGCTGGCGGGACGCCACCGCGGTGGCGTACGCGCGGGAGAGGGACGCCGTCCTCGCCGTCGGCCGGAGCGAGGCCACCGAGGCGCACCCGTGGTCGCTCTCCCCGGCCGCCCTGCGCGCGGCGCCCATGCCCGACCGTCTTGTCCTGCCCTCCCCGAACGGCTCCACCATCGCGGCCGAGGCCGCCTCGGGCGGCGCGACCGTCGTCGCCGCCTCCCTGCGCAACCGCACGGCCGTCGCCCGCTGGCTCACGGACCGGGGGTACGGCTCCGAGGACCGCCCGATCGCCGTCATCGCCTCCGGCGAACGGTGGCCCGACGGCTCGCTGCGCCCCGCCCTCGAAGACCTGCTGGGCGCGGGAGCGGTGCTCTCCGCCCTCGTGGGTACGGGCACGCCGACCCCCCGAGGCGACCGCGGCGGCCACGCTGTGGGCGGCGACGGAGGACCCGGTCGCCGCCTTGCACGGCTGTGA
- a CDS encoding Tex family protein produces the protein MTTSIEARIAEELGVRERQVRAAVELLDGGSTVPFIARYRKEATEMLDDTQLRTLEERLRYLRELEDRRSAILDSVREQGKLTEELEARIRAADTKARLEDIYLPFKPKRRTKAQIAREAGLTPLAEGLLGDPSVEPASAAAAFVDADKGVADTSAALEGARAILTEKFSEDADLIGELRERMWSRGRLAAKVRDGQEEAGAKFADYFDFAEPFTALPSHRVLAMLRGEKEDVLSLDLEPEEPSETPGPSSYEGIVAHRFGVADRGRPGDKWLQDTVRWAWRTRILVHLGIDLRLRLRTAAEDEAVRVFAANLRDLLLAAPAGTRATLGLDPGFRTGVKVAVVDATGKVVATDTIYPHVPANKWDQALDRLARLAKQHAVELVAIGNGTASRETDKLAAELLARHPELNLTKVMVSEAGASVYSASAFGSQELPDLDVSLRGAVSIARRLQDPLAELVKIDPKSIGVGQYQHDLAEVKLSRSLDAVVEDCVNGVGVDVNTASTPLLSRVSGISSGLAENIVAHRDANGPFRSRKALKDVARLGPKAYEQCAGFLRIRGGDDPLDSSAVHPEAYPVVRRMAKTTGGQVASLIGDTGTLRSLRADDFVDETFGLPTVTDILRELEKPGRDPRPAFKTATFKEGVEKIGDLASGMILEGVVTNVAAFGAFVDIGVHQDGLVHVSAMSKTFVKDPRDVVKPGDVVKVKVMDVDIPRKRISLTLRLDDEAGADAPGGAPRRGERAERAERADRGGRPPQQRQGGGGAGGGAGGGGGRRNERGGRDERGGGGRDRSSAPAPGNSAMADALRKAGLLGEGGGKRK, from the coding sequence GTGACGACGTCCATCGAAGCAAGGATCGCCGAGGAGCTCGGCGTACGCGAGCGACAGGTGAGGGCGGCCGTCGAACTGCTCGACGGCGGTTCGACCGTGCCGTTCATCGCGCGCTACCGCAAGGAAGCGACCGAGATGCTCGACGACACGCAGCTGCGCACCCTGGAGGAGCGGCTGCGTTATCTGCGCGAGCTGGAGGACCGCCGGTCGGCGATCCTCGACTCGGTGCGCGAGCAGGGCAAGCTGACCGAGGAGCTGGAGGCCCGGATCCGGGCCGCCGACACCAAGGCGCGGCTGGAGGACATCTACCTGCCCTTCAAGCCGAAGCGCAGGACGAAGGCGCAGATCGCCCGCGAGGCGGGTCTGACGCCGCTGGCGGAGGGGCTGCTCGGCGACCCCTCGGTGGAGCCGGCGTCCGCCGCCGCGGCCTTCGTCGACGCGGACAAGGGCGTCGCGGACACCAGCGCCGCCCTGGAGGGCGCGCGGGCGATCCTCACCGAGAAGTTCTCCGAGGACGCCGACCTGATCGGCGAACTGCGCGAGCGCATGTGGAGCCGGGGCCGGCTGGCGGCGAAGGTGCGGGACGGACAGGAGGAGGCGGGGGCGAAGTTCGCCGACTACTTCGACTTCGCCGAGCCGTTCACCGCGCTGCCCTCGCACCGGGTGCTCGCCATGCTGCGCGGCGAGAAGGAGGACGTCCTCAGCCTGGACCTGGAGCCGGAGGAGCCCTCCGAGACGCCCGGCCCGTCCTCGTACGAGGGCATCGTCGCGCACCGCTTCGGCGTGGCCGACCGGGGGCGCCCCGGCGACAAGTGGCTCCAGGACACGGTCCGCTGGGCCTGGCGGACCCGCATCCTGGTCCACCTCGGGATCGACCTGCGGCTGCGGCTGCGCACGGCCGCCGAGGACGAGGCGGTACGGGTCTTCGCGGCGAACCTGCGCGACCTGCTGCTCGCCGCACCCGCCGGCACCCGGGCGACGCTCGGGCTCGACCCCGGCTTCCGTACCGGCGTGAAGGTCGCGGTCGTCGACGCGACCGGCAAGGTCGTGGCCACCGACACGATCTACCCGCACGTTCCCGCGAACAAGTGGGACCAGGCGCTCGACAGGCTGGCGCGCCTCGCGAAGCAGCACGCGGTCGAGCTGGTCGCGATCGGCAACGGCACGGCCTCCCGCGAGACCGACAAGCTGGCGGCCGAACTGCTCGCCAGGCACCCCGAGTTGAACCTCACCAAGGTGATGGTCTCGGAGGCGGGCGCCTCGGTCTACTCGGCCTCCGCCTTCGGCTCGCAGGAACTCCCCGATCTCGACGTGTCGTTGCGCGGCGCCGTCTCGATCGCCCGGCGTCTCCAGGACCCGCTCGCGGAGCTGGTGAAGATCGACCCGAAGTCGATCGGCGTCGGCCAGTACCAGCACGACCTGGCCGAGGTGAAGCTCTCGCGCTCGCTGGACGCGGTGGTCGAGGACTGCGTGAACGGTGTCGGCGTCGACGTCAACACCGCCTCCACGCCGCTTCTTTCGCGGGTCTCCGGGATCAGCTCCGGCCTCGCCGAGAACATCGTCGCGCACCGGGACGCCAACGGCCCGTTCCGCTCGCGCAAGGCGCTCAAGGACGTGGCCCGGCTCGGCCCGAAGGCGTACGAGCAGTGCGCGGGCTTCCTGCGCATCCGGGGCGGCGACGACCCGCTCGACTCCTCCGCGGTCCACCCGGAGGCGTACCCCGTGGTGCGCCGGATGGCGAAGACGACGGGCGGCCAGGTCGCCTCGCTCATCGGCGACACGGGCACGCTGCGCTCGCTGCGCGCCGACGACTTCGTCGACGAGACCTTCGGTCTGCCGACCGTGACGGACATCCTGCGCGAGCTGGAGAAGCCGGGCCGCGACCCGCGGCCGGCGTTCAAGACGGCCACCTTCAAGGAGGGCGTCGAGAAGATCGGCGACCTGGCGTCCGGCATGATCCTGGAGGGGGTCGTCACGAACGTGGCCGCCTTCGGGGCGTTCGTCGACATCGGTGTGCACCAGGACGGTCTGGTGCACGTGTCGGCGATGTCGAAGACCTTCGTCAAGGACCCGCGTGACGTCGTGAAGCCCGGCGACGTCGTCAAGGTCAAGGTCATGGACGTCGACATCCCGCGCAAGCGGATCTCGCTGACCCTGCGGCTGGACGACGAGGCGGGCGCGGACGCGCCGGGCGGTGCGCCCCGGCGGGGCGAGCGGGCCGAGCGCGCGGAGCGGGCCGACCGGGGTGGCCGGCCGCCGCAGCAGCGGCAGGGCGGTGGAGGTGCCGGTGGCGGCGCCGGCGGTGGCGGTGGTCGCCGTAACGAGCGTGGCGGAAGGGACGAGCGGGGCGGGGGCGGCAGGGACCGCTCCTCGGCCCCGGCGCCGGGCAACAGCGCGATGGCGGACGCCCTCCGCAAGGCCGGCCTCCTGGGCGAGGGCGGCGGCAAGCGTAAGTAG
- a CDS encoding GlxA family transcriptional regulator, with the protein MTQRPVLVVLFDGVQSLDVTGPFEVFAGAGRAAGDPAAYPIRTASLDGGPVRTHSGLRLLPDTTLAEAVADGAPHTLVVPGGEGTRRPDPALIDWLRTHAPRAVRLVSVCTGALLLAEAGLLDGHRVTTHWLACDHLARCYPEVDVDPDPIFVRDGRLSTSAGVTAGIDLALALVEEDLGRTVALTVARHLVVFLRRPGNQAQFSAQLSAQTAHREPLRDLQHWITEHPGADLSVEALAARARLSPRHFARAFHAETGTTPGRYVDRVRLEHARRLLEETSRGVEEVSRASGYGTPEAMRRAFVKALDTAPAEYRRRFHVVLG; encoded by the coding sequence ATGACGCAGCGACCTGTCCTCGTCGTCCTCTTCGACGGCGTGCAGAGCCTCGACGTCACCGGCCCCTTCGAGGTGTTCGCCGGTGCCGGCCGCGCCGCCGGCGACCCCGCCGCGTACCCGATCCGCACCGCCTCCCTGGACGGCGGACCGGTCCGTACGCACAGCGGGCTGCGACTGCTCCCCGACACCACCCTCGCCGAGGCGGTCGCCGACGGCGCCCCCCACACCCTCGTCGTCCCCGGCGGCGAGGGCACCCGGCGGCCCGACCCGGCGCTGATCGACTGGCTGCGCACGCACGCCCCGCGCGCCGTGCGGCTGGTCTCCGTCTGCACCGGGGCACTGCTCCTCGCCGAGGCCGGGCTCCTCGACGGACACCGGGTCACGACCCACTGGCTCGCCTGCGACCACCTCGCCCGCTGCTACCCCGAGGTCGACGTCGACCCGGACCCCATCTTCGTCCGGGACGGACGGCTCTCCACCTCCGCCGGCGTCACCGCCGGCATCGACCTGGCGCTCGCCCTCGTCGAGGAGGACCTCGGCCGGACCGTCGCCCTCACCGTCGCCCGCCACCTGGTCGTCTTCCTGCGCCGCCCCGGCAACCAGGCCCAGTTCAGCGCCCAGCTCTCCGCCCAGACCGCCCACCGGGAGCCGCTGCGCGACCTCCAGCACTGGATCACCGAGCACCCGGGCGCCGACCTCTCCGTCGAGGCGCTCGCCGCCCGCGCCAGGCTCTCGCCCCGCCACTTCGCCCGCGCCTTCCACGCCGAGACCGGCACCACCCCCGGCCGCTACGTCGACCGGGTCCGGCTCGAACACGCCCGTCGCCTCCTGGAGGAGACCTCGCGCGGCGTCGAGGAGGTCTCCCGCGCCTCCGGCTACGGCACCCCCGAGGCGATGCGCCGCGCCTTCGTCAAGGCGCTCGACACCGCCCCGGCCGAGTACCGCCGCCGCTTCCACGTGGTCCTGGGGTGA